A region of the Streptococcus suis genome:
TGCAATACCGTCGCCAAGACCAGTAGTTGTTTGTGCTTCACGGTTCATGATACCTGTTTTGAATACGTCAAAATCTGTTACGTATCCTTTTTCTACCAAGCTAGCAATCATTTCATCGATGACCGCTTCCTTGCTTGTTGCTTGTAAATCAAGCAACATGACATCTTTTTTCAAAACGTCTTGAATTTTCATAGTGTTTCTACCTCAACTTTTTCATAAGTTTCCTTAATAAATTCGATACTTGCCAAATCGTCTGAAAAGGCTGTTGCTGTACCGCAAGCAACTCCCCATTTGAGAGCTTCGATTGGGTCTTGTGAGCGAACGTATTCACCTGTAAAACCTGCCACCATGGAGTCTCCGGCTCCGACAGAGTTTTTCACTGTTCCCTTGATTGGTTTGGCAAAGTAAGTAGCTGCTGGAGTGACCAACAAAGCCCCATCCCCTGCCATAGAAATGATCACATTCTGAGCTCCCATGTCTAAGATTTTCTTAGCATAGGTCTCGATGTCTGCCATACCATTCAATTCAACATTGAAAATAGCTTCCAATTCATGGTTGTTCGGCTTGACCAAGAGTGGCTGGTGTGCTAGTGAGTCTAGAAGTGTTTGACCTTCAAAGTCACAGACCACTTGCGCTCCTGCTTTTTTCGCCACAGGAATCAGCCTATTGTAGACTTCGTTTCCAAGACTAGCTGGAGCAGACCCAGCAAAGACAACTGTGTCATCTTTAGTCAAGCCAGCCAAAACCATTTCTAGTTCTGCCAACTGTGTATCGGTCACAATCGGACCCAATCCGTTGATTTCCGTTTCTTGGTCAGCCTTGATTTTCACGTTAATACGTGTATCTTGATCAACCTGAACAAAATCAGTATCAATTCCTTCGGCAATCAATCCATCTTTGATGAACTGACCTGTGAATCCCCCAAGGAAACCCGTTGCTGTATTCGGATAGCCCAAGCGCTTCAAAACACGGCTAACGTTAATTCCCTTACCGCCGGCATACTTATCGTCGCTCTCCATACGATTGACACTGCCCGTCTCGACATGTTCTAAACGAACGATATAGTCAATCGCTGGATTGAGCGTAACTGTATAAATCATACCTCGATTACCCTCGTTTTCTCTTTTATGATATCCAACAAACTGCTTTCTGAAGATTGGCAGATAATGTTGGATTTTTCGATTGCCGCAACTTTAACAAAGGAGAATTGACCAATTTTAGAAGCATCTGCCAAAACATAACTTTCTTTGGCATTGTCTATGATAGTGCGTTTGATGGTCGCTTCCTCAATATCTGGCGTTGTAAAATAGTTTTTATCAATACCATTCATCCCCAGAAATGCCTTATCAAAATTGAGCTGTCGAATTTGTTCCAAAGCCATAGCACCTACTGAAGCATCGGTTGATTGCTTGACATAACCACCTATAATAATGGTCTTTATCTTGCGTTCAACCAACTTGACAGCATGGTGAATGGAATTGGTCACGACTGTTAGATTATCCTGTTGGAGATAGTCAATCAAGACACCGGTTGTCGTCCCTGCGTCTACAAAAATCACATCGCCGTCCATGATTAACTGTGCTGCTCTTTCAGCAATCATCCGTTTTTCTTGAACGTTTTTGACAGATTTTTCAAGAATGGATTCTTCCAGTTGCAAATTAGCAGGTGCTTCCGCACCGCCGTGTACACGACGAAGCTTACCTTCGTTTTCCAACTCGTCCAAATCCCTACGTACAGTAGACTCAGATGTATCAAGAACTTCAATTAATTCCTCTAGCCGAACAAACTGTTGAGAGTGTATTCGCTCCAATATAATCTGTTTTCGTTCTGATTTGAGAATGTCCAACACCTCCTGCAATCGTTTACAAAAATCATTATACACGATTTTCTGTCATTGTCAATCATTTTCTATCATTTTATTTCAAAAAAAACAAAAAAACTAGCAGAAATCTACGCTTCCACTAGTTTCTCAATCATTTTTTTCATCATGTCCATTTCTTCTGGACGGCCAATAGATAGGCGAATATGCCCCTCTAATTTACCTGTTGGATAATATTTGAAATTCCAATCCTGTGCCAAGGCTTGCTGATAAAATTCTTCTGCCCACGGTGCTTTAAACGTTACAAAACTAGCCTGACTAGGTAGAACTTGACAGTTATCTAACCCTTGCAAGAATAAAATCATTTCTTCTCGCAAATTCTGAATTACTCCCACTGTTTCTAAAACTTTGTCTGTATAATTCAATGCAACGGCTGCCATTTTTGCAGTCAAGTTTGACAAGCTGAATGGGGGAATGACCTTGTCCAATTCATAAATTAACTCTTCACTTCCTACAGCAATGCCAACTCGTAAACCTGCAAGTCCAAAAGCCTTTGATAAGGTCCGTAAAACTAAAACATTGTCAAATTGTGGCAGACGACTGATGAAGCTTTCGACATTTGCAAATTCAATGTAAGCCTCATCTACAACGAGTAGCCCTTTAAAAGAAATAGCCAATTTCTCCAAATCTTCTAGTGAATAAGCTACTGAAGAGGGATTGTTAGGATTGGAAAGCATGATTATCTTTGCCTTCACCTCCTCCGCACGCGCCAACAATTTCTCTACTGGCAGGACGAGTGTATCGTTTTTTGCTTCCAAGTCAATGGCTTCAAAACGGCTACCATGCATGTGATTATAGGTTTCATACATGAAGAAGTCTGGATTGACAGTCAAAAAAGTATCATCCTTTTCCATAAAGGTGGAAACAATCATGTGAATAAGGTGATCAGAGCCCACACCTACTGTTACTTGTTTGGGATTCACTCCAAGATAGGCCGCATATTTCTCAATCAACTCTGAGTAAGTATTGTCACCGTAAAAGCTCAATTGACCAACTTCTAAGCTCTCTAAGGTCTTTTGCGGTAAAAAGGACCAGTCGATAATACGATTTTCATTATTGCCCAAGTCGTATTTAGCAATTTTTCCTAACTTATAAGGTTGGTAATGTTCAAATACCTTGCGTTTCATCATTTCTCCTTCTAGCAAGAAAAACACAGTCTAATCAACTGTGTCTTCTGCTTTGATTTTTTCAAAAATAGTTAACTCTTCAGCTGTAAAGTTGTAATTTTCCAACAAGTCTGGACGACGTTGATAGGTTTTGCGTAGGCTTTCTTCCAGACGCCATATTCGAATATTTTCATGGTGGCCACTCATGAGAACATCTGGCACTACCATCCCTCTATATTCGTAGGGACGAGTGTACTGAGGATATTCTAGTAGACCAGAAGAAAAACTATCATCCGTATGGCTGACTTCCTTGCCAATCACCTCTGGAATTAAACGAACAGTGGCATCAATCATGGTCATAGCTGCCAACTCTCCACCTGTCAGAACATAGTCTCCAAGAGAAATCTCATCTGTTACCAAGGTCTTAATCCGCTCATCATATCCTTCATAGTGACCGCAAATGAAAATAAGCTGCTCTTCCTGTGACAATTCTTCGGCATAGGCCTGATTGAAAGTACGCCCAGCGGGATCCAATAGGATAACACGGGGCTTGGTTTGTTCAATGCTATCCATGGTGTCAAAAATCGGTTGAGCTCGAAGCAACATCCCTTGACCACCACCGTAGGGCTCATCATCCACATGGCGAGCTTTTTCAGCTTTCTCACGGAAATTATGGTAGTTGATTTCTAGCAAGCCCTTGTCACGTGCCTTGCCCACGATAGAATGTTCTAGCGGAGCAAACATTTCTGGGAAGAGGGTCAAAATATCAATTCTCATCGTCCAAGCCCTCAAGCAATTCCACATCTACGCGATTGTTTGGAATATCAATGTTCAAGACAACGGGCGGAATGTAAGGCAAGAGCAAGTCTTTCTTCCCTTTGCGTTTGACAACCCAAACATCATTAGCGCCTGGCTGCAAGATTTCCTTGATTTGTCCGATCAGAGTATCATTCTCATAGACATCCAAGCCGATAATTTCATGGTAATAAAACTCACCATCTTCAAGGTCGGTCAAGTTTTCCTCGGCAATTTTCAAACTAAAGCCCTTGTACTTTTCAATATCGTTGATATGGTACATGCCCTTAAACTTGATAATATCAAAGTTCTTAGCCTTACGGTGACTAGCAATTTCCACTTCCATGACAAACTGATCCTTGTCATCAAAAAGTGCAAGCTTTGCCCCTTTTTTAAAACGTTCTTCTGCAAAATCGGTCACAGACAAAACACGCATTTCCCCTTGTAGGCCTTGCGTGTTAACAATCTTTCCTACGTTAAAATAATTCATAATTTCTCCATCTGATTTTCTATCTTTTTATTTTAACATGAGGAGGCTATTTTCTCAAGCAAAGAAAAAAGCCAGATTGCTCCGACTTCTTCTAATCTATTAACTCAGACAAGGACTTTTTGGTCCTAACTGTCAACTCATAAGGAAATTCCAAATAGGTCTTACCATTCTTTTCATATAGATAGGCTATTTTGTTATTGGGTTGAAAGGTTAGTCGATAATATTCCTCTACCCCGACTGGCTGATCATTGGTGCTAGCATCTTTGAAAAGATAGGGATGAATTTGGGAAAGCTCCGACAAAAAATCGCTCATTTCACTACCTTTTAGAGTTCTTAGCTCTCCACCATCCTGATTACTAATTACAATCTGGTCGGCTTGAGGTAAACGAATTTCAGTTTTCTTCAAAAATTGATACCCAAGCAACAAGGAAATACAAGATAAAACAACAAAAATCAACCATTTCTTTTTCATAATAAAACCCACCCTTTTTTAGTAAATTATATCAAGCTCAGAAAATCTGTCAAGCAAAAACATCGAAATCTATTGACTGCTAGCAATTTTCCTCAAACGCAATCTTAGGGCTATTCCGCAGACAAAAATCCCTGAAATAAGACCGATCCAATAGGCTTCTGGACCCATTTGGAAAAATCTTTCAAGCAAGAATGCGACTGGGAAGGTCATGGACCAATAGGCAACCAAACCAAGTATAAATGGAACAGTCGTATCCTTGTAACCACGTAAAATCCCCTGAATAGGTGCTGTAAAGGCATCTGCCAATTGGAACATGAGGGCAAAGCTTAGAAAATGCGAGGTCAGACGGATAAATTCTGCGTCATTACCATAAAGGTAGGCAACTTTGGAGCGGAAAAAATAAAGGAAAGTGAGTGTTAGGCCTGCAAAACCAAGTGCAACCAAGCGTCCCAGACGGCTGTAGGCTTTCACATCCTGTGGTCGTTTAGCCCCTACTTCATAAGCAATGACAATAGCTAGGGCTGAAGAAACTGAGGCAGGAAAGGCATATAATAATGTCGCAAAGTTCATAGCTGACTGGTGGGCTGCTATAATCTGTGCTGAAAATTTTGCCATGTAGAGCCCTACTACTGCAAAAATTGCTACTTCTGCAAAGACTTGCAAACCAATCGGCAAACCAATTTTCAAGCCTTCCTTCAATAAAGAAAGGTCAATCGGACTCCACCGCCAAATCTGATAAGATGCAATAGTCTTATTTTTGCACATGACAAGGACAATTACGAGTAACACGGCCCAGTAAGCTAAAGCAGTACCCAATCCAGCTCCAGCTCCGCCTAGGGCCGGGAGGCCCATTTTCCCATAAATCAAGAGATAGTTAAATAGACTGTTAAATGGGACAAGGAGCAACATGAGGTACATGGATAGCTGAGTCAAACCGAGGGCGTCGAAAAAAGAGCGACAGACACTAAAGAGCAAGAGAGGCAGGATACCAATGGAAATAAAATAGAGGTACTGCCGACCAACTTGAAAAACAGATTCATCAAGTTCAAAACGTTCAAGGGCTGGAATAGCAATAAAAAGGACCGAACATAAGAGTAAAATGGTTAATCCGATGGCTAGATAGACAAACTGATGAAACTCCTGGCGAATCTTATCTCTTTCACCTTTTCCTAAATATTGAGCGATGATTGGGACCAATGCAGATACAATCCCTGTTAGAAATGAAAAAAGCGGATTCCAAAGACTTGTTGCCATGGAAACACCTGCCAAATCCATAGTACTATACTGACCAGTCATCATGGTATCGATAAAAGATGCCGAGTAATTAGCAAATTGGTAAATTAAAATGGGCAAAAATATTTTGATAAAGAGCCAGAGCTTCTCTTTGTTATTTCTTGTTTGGTACATACTTATTCTCTTTCAATTTTATATAAATATTGTAACAAGAAAAGGACCTGCATTGCAAGTCCTCTTTGACTAGATAGAGTCACCATTCCAGATAGAGTTTTTCACGATAACATAGTCCACATGCTTCAAGCTGGTAATGTCACGTCCTCCTGCATAAGAAATAGATGACTGCAAATCTTGCTCCATTTCAACCAGCGTATCTTTCAAGTGGCCTTTGGCTGGCAGGAGAATTTTTTTACCTTCTACGTTTTTATAGGCACCTTTTTGGTATTCAGATGCTGAACCGTAGTATTCTTTAAACTGTTTGCCGTCCACTTCTACGGTCTTTCCTGGGCTTTCAATGTGACCGGCAAAGAGCGAGCCAATCATGACCATACTTGCACCAAAGCGGATGGATTTGGCAATATCTCCGTGGGTGCGAATACCGCCATCCGCAATAATTGGCTTACGAGCAGCCTTTGCACACCAACGAAGGGCAGCCAGCTGCCAACCGCCAGTACCAAAACCAGTCTTGACCTTGGTGATGCAGACCTTACCAGGACCAATACCAACTTTTGTCGCATCTGCACCAGCATTTTCCAATTCACGAACAGCTTCAGGCGTGCCGACATTTCCAGCAATAACAAAAGTCTCAGGCAATTCTTTCTTGATATGCTTGATCATCTTAATGACACTGTCAGCATGCCCATGTGCGATGTCAATGGTAATAAACTCAGGTGCGTCAGCTTTTAAACTAGAAACAAAGTCGTACTCATAGTCTTTTACACCAACCGAAATGGAGGCAATCAAACCTTGCTCGTGCATGCGTTTGATAAATGGAATACGACCAGCTTCATCGAAACGATGCATGATATAGAAATACCCTTCTTTGGCAAGCATTTCTGCCACATCTTCATCAATAATAGTCTGCATATTAGCTGGAACAACTGGTAATTTAAAGCTATATTTTCCAAGAGTGACAGATGTATCTGCCTCCGAACGGCTATTGATGATGCATTTATTAGGAATCAACTGGATATCTTCGTAGTCAAAAACAGGCGTTTCATTAAACATGGCTTTCTCCTCAGTTCGTTTTTTAATGATTTTTGTATTAGGAAACGATATTTTGTTCGCTTTTCCTTAACCGACATCTAAGATTATATCTTATTGTTTGTGTTTTGTCAATATCAAAGAGTATTTGCAATGTAATATTCGTTTTTATAGAAAATATTTAAATAGAATCTATCTGAACATTCGTATAGTTTCGTTTTGATAGTATTTTTCTAGAAAAATTTAAAAAACGTTCTGATTTAGCTAGGCATTTCTGACAAGAAAACGAAAAAAATCTCCAAAAACTGAAGATTTTCTTTGATCTTTTATTTCATTATAGTAAATTTGACAAGTCAATGACGGTATCAACTTGTTTGCAAACTTCTTCATCATGCGTCGCAACAATAAGGACTGTTTCAGGAGATACCAACCCTAAAAGTAGCAGAATAATCTCGTTTCCTGTCTTCTTATCCAAAGCACCTGTTGGTTCATCTGCTAATATTACTCTCGCTTTTTTCAGCAGTAGTCTAGCGATGGATACGCGTTGGGCCTGTCCTCCAGAAAGTTCGTAGATTTTATGCTTTAGATAGGATTCATCTAAACCAACCTGTCGTAAGGCTGTAACAACCTCTTCTTTCTTGGCTAACATTTTCAGGTTGTCCCACACCGTTTCTTCCTCAATCAAGGCATAGTTTTGAAAGACATAGCCAAGATGGTTTTTAAAATAGTCCTGCTCTTTCATCTTCCAAATATCTTTCCCATCAATTCGGATGGTTCCCTTATCTGGTTTCTCCAATCGAGCTACTGCATTTAAGAAGGTACTTTTCCCTGACCCAGACGGACCAATAATAGCATATGAGGTATTTGTATGAAAATCAATGTTCACATCCCTAAAAATTTTCTTTTTACCGTAACTTTTTTCAATATTTCTAACTTCAATCATACTGCTTCAAAATCTCCTTTTATTATCTGAACTCGTTTTTTCATCACCAAATGATAAGATAGGAGTGACATAATTAGCAACTCCAGCATAAACATTCCCCAAACTAAAAAAACAACAGATGGGTGGAGTGTCAAAAGCCAAACTACTACTGCAGAAATTCCATTTATTACCAATATAGGGAGTAAGTTCCGCAAAATCACTTGGTAGTTCTGACTTCCCAATAAACTGTAGATAGCTAGTTTTTTTGCACATTTTTTCATAATAGTAGTTACATATTCATACATGATAAACAGTTGGCAGATAAATAGAATAGTTAGGGCAATCACACTTCCTGTTAGTTGGCTATTCAGACGATTGCGTTCAAGAAGGAGTTTCTCAGCAACATTTGTCAAACTAGAAAAATTTGTGAGCCCTGCGCTAGTAATCTTTTCTTGAATAATGGATTGTTTAAAGATTCCTACATGCGCAATATTTAAAAAAGCTGTTTCCAAAGCATCCTCGGTAAAATAGTCAACATTTAACGCTACTAAAATAGCGTCTGTCTTTTCTTGTGTCGTAAATAGCTCATGTTCATCGCCCGTGTGGTTAAATAAAAATGTCTTTTGTTGACTAGGAACTGGTTGTACCGTTAAATCCGACGCACTTAGACTACTGTATTGAAACCATTCATGTGCAACAATGGCACGAACATTCTCGGTATTTTCTAATTGATTCTCTGGGATATAAATGATGCCTACGCTTTCAGTTGACGGATTGCCATACTGATTAGTTGGGTACAGCTGTTTATTCTTTTCGATAAAACCTTTGTTAACATATCGGATAGCACTAGCAAGTTGAGGTTTGATACCATTGGCATTTAATTCTTCTTGTAGGGGCACTGGAAGATGACTACTTGTTGCCTCACCAAAAGCAGAGGGTGCTGAATAGAGCATATCCTCTTGCTCAAAGGATTGTATAAACATTCGGTATTTTTCAGTTTGTTCTTTCATAAACTGACCATCAATCTGATGATTGGCATCCATGTTTTCGCTCATACTATTAAACCAAGTAATAGTGGCGAAACCTTTAGCAACTTCCCACTTATCCAATACTTCTATCTGGCTGTGGGAACGAGCAATCATATCTAAACTTTTATGTAGTGTCAGTCCAAAAATACTTGTCGAAAGGCAAATACCTACTAACCATACCCAAAGAACAAATCGGGTGGCTGGCTTATTTTTTAAGATTGAAATCGGTTTAATCCATCGGATATTCAAGCCATAAATTCCATTTACAAAACAGGTAATCCCCAAAAGAATAAGACTATTAACCCCCATTAAAAGTAAGTAGGTTTTGACGAATACATTAGAAAAAGTACCTTGGTAAAGGATAAAGCCGAGCAATAATATCATATAATTGAACAGCAGACTACCAATATCTTGTAAAATATGTTTTTGTTGAATAGCACCGAACTGCCCCAAACTTCTGTAAATCATAGCCTGCTTGGCGTACATTAATTTTACTGCTAATAATCCCAAGGCAAAAACAAAAAATAAGGTCCATACTGCCAAAGAACGCAAATTAGTAAATAAAAAATAGACAGGTATCATATACCAACTAATATCCGCAGCTTGAACAATTAACCCATAGGATTCAAGTTGTTCTCGAAAAGCAGCAGGTACAGACTTGCTGGTATAATACATTCCACTCACATCGCTATTCAACAAGCTATCTATATTGGTGACATAGGACTCATCATTTTTTGTTGGATGAAAGACAAAAGTAGCCTGTTCACCATTTTTATCAATAAATGGGCGATAAACTTGTATATCATATTCTTGAGCCAGAGATTCTATACTTGAGAATACTGCTGTCTTATCCACTGCCCCACCACTATTGATAAGTGAAAATGCAGCCTGTGCTGGATACTTTATGTCATTCCCAAATTCCTTCACAGCTCCAAATGATAAAACGGATAATAGCACCATAAACACACTTATAAGGGATGCTCTCCACTTCATATATTCCTCCAATACTAAGGAAGGGCAAAGATGTCTTCCTCACCCTTCAGTCATATTTCTAGAACCAATACCAACCATAGTAAGCTTTTGCTTGAATCCAATCCCAATTCTTTTTGGCTCCTGCTATAGCCCAACCATAATTGGCTGCCTTATATGATTTCACATTACCCCAGAAATCGGTAACTGTCGCACTGCTCCCCAAACGAACTGGTGCTTCCAAATAATAATGTGAGTAAGCCCAACCATCATTGGTAACCCCAAAATTCCAAGTATCTGTATAAGTTGGGTGGGGATGACGAGTTTCAGCTTCAACTGAATTAGAACCTACTAAAAGACCAGTTGCTACAACACTTGTTGCTACTAAACATGTTAATAATCTTTTCATACTTATACCTCCAGCATTTATCTTTCACAAAAAGCAAATAGTATAGTTGACTTGCACGCATATACTATCATTCAACAATTCACATTAATCACAATGTCAACATTTCCTGCACTTAAAGCAATACTTTCCACAGAAAATAATCAAAAAGACCTATCAATTGAGCCAAATCAACCATATCTTTTCTCCTTTCCTTTTTCTTAAAACAATGATATACTACTATTTATAAAATTGGAAAAACTGTCAAGTTTTTTTACACTTATTCGGGAGGAACTCGCATGAGATGGGATATTGGCAAAGTATATAAGCAGATTCGTGAGAGTAAGGGCATAAAACAGACAGAAGTTGTCGGCAAAGGCATCAGTCGCCAAGCCCTAATCAGCTTTGAAAAAGGGCAATCTACCCCTCGCTACGAAACCATGCACTTTCTCCTCCAGCAGCTGGACATGGACTTTGCAGAATTTGACTATATCTGTAACTACCACCAGCCCAGCAAACGGCAGGAAATCTTTACAGACTTCGCTGGGCAAGTCCATTCTACCAATCCAGAGGGATTTAAGGTATTACTCAAAAAGTGCCAAGACTACTTAAAGACCCACCAAGATTTACCCATCCAACATCTATCTGAACTGTCAGAAATCATGTACAAGGTCAGAAAGTCTGGTATAGAGGATATTGAGGAAAGCACCAAAAAACTAACTGAAAAAATCTGGAAGGAACTGGAAAAGCGAGACAACTGGTACTGGAGCGACATTCGCATGCTCAATACCATTCTCTACTTCTTCCCCATTGATTCGGTAAACCTAGTCACAGAAGGTATCTTAAAAACACTTGATAAATACAAGGATTTTGTAAACACCAAAACCAGACAACTGACAATATTAGAAAATCTAAGTACCCTCTATCTTTATCACAATCGTAAGAAAGATTGTCGTCTTATCTTAGATAGAATTCTATGCTTATCAAAAGAAGAAAGACGGTATG
Encoded here:
- the pfkB gene encoding 1-phosphofructokinase; the protein is MIYTVTLNPAIDYIVRLEHVETGSVNRMESDDKYAGGKGINVSRVLKRLGYPNTATGFLGGFTGQFIKDGLIAEGIDTDFVQVDQDTRINVKIKADQETEINGLGPIVTDTQLAELEMVLAGLTKDDTVVFAGSAPASLGNEVYNRLIPVAKKAGAQVVCDFEGQTLLDSLAHQPLLVKPNNHELEAIFNVELNGMADIETYAKKILDMGAQNVIISMAGDGALLVTPAATYFAKPIKGTVKNSVGAGDSMVAGFTGEYVRSQDPIEALKWGVACGTATAFSDDLASIEFIKETYEKVEVETL
- a CDS encoding DeoR/GlpR transcriptional regulator; protein product: MDILKSERKQIILERIHSQQFVRLEELIEVLDTSESTVRRDLDELENEGKLRRVHGGAEAPANLQLEESILEKSVKNVQEKRMIAERAAQLIMDGDVIFVDAGTTTGVLIDYLQQDNLTVVTNSIHHAVKLVERKIKTIIIGGYVKQSTDASVGAMALEQIRQLNFDKAFLGMNGIDKNYFTTPDIEEATIKRTIIDNAKESYVLADASKIGQFSFVKVAAIEKSNIICQSSESSLLDIIKEKTRVIEV
- a CDS encoding aspartate aminotransferase encodes the protein MFFLLEGEMMKRKVFEHYQPYKLGKIAKYDLGNNENRIIDWSFLPQKTLESLEVGQLSFYGDNTYSELIEKYAAYLGVNPKQVTVGVGSDHLIHMIVSTFMEKDDTFLTVNPDFFMYETYNHMHGSRFEAIDLEAKNDTLVLPVEKLLARAEEVKAKIIMLSNPNNPSSVAYSLEDLEKLAISFKGLLVVDEAYIEFANVESFISRLPQFDNVLVLRTLSKAFGLAGLRVGIAVGSEELIYELDKVIPPFSLSNLTAKMAAVALNYTDKVLETVGVIQNLREEMILFLQGLDNCQVLPSQASFVTFKAPWAEEFYQQALAQDWNFKYYPTGKLEGHIRLSIGRPEEMDMMKKMIEKLVEA
- a CDS encoding tRNA (guanosine(37)-N1)-methyltransferase TrmD: MRIDILTLFPEMFAPLEHSIVGKARDKGLLEINYHNFREKAEKARHVDDEPYGGGQGMLLRAQPIFDTMDSIEQTKPRVILLDPAGRTFNQAYAEELSQEEQLIFICGHYEGYDERIKTLVTDEISLGDYVLTGGELAAMTMIDATVRLIPEVIGKEVSHTDDSFSSGLLEYPQYTRPYEYRGMVVPDVLMSGHHENIRIWRLEESLRKTYQRRPDLLENYNFTAEELTIFEKIKAEDTVD
- a CDS encoding ribosome maturation factor RimM is translated as MNYFNVGKIVNTQGLQGEMRVLSVTDFAEERFKKGAKLALFDDKDQFVMEVEIASHRKAKNFDIIKFKGMYHINDIEKYKGFSLKIAEENLTDLEDGEFYYHEIIGLDVYENDTLIGQIKEILQPGANDVWVVKRKGKKDLLLPYIPPVVLNIDIPNNRVDVELLEGLDDEN
- a CDS encoding MATE family efflux transporter, which codes for MYQTRNNKEKLWLFIKIFLPILIYQFANYSASFIDTMMTGQYSTMDLAGVSMATSLWNPLFSFLTGIVSALVPIIAQYLGKGERDKIRQEFHQFVYLAIGLTILLLCSVLFIAIPALERFELDESVFQVGRQYLYFISIGILPLLLFSVCRSFFDALGLTQLSMYLMLLLVPFNSLFNYLLIYGKMGLPALGGAGAGLGTALAYWAVLLVIVLVMCKNKTIASYQIWRWSPIDLSLLKEGLKIGLPIGLQVFAEVAIFAVVGLYMAKFSAQIIAAHQSAMNFATLLYAFPASVSSALAIVIAYEVGAKRPQDVKAYSRLGRLVALGFAGLTLTFLYFFRSKVAYLYGNDAEFIRLTSHFLSFALMFQLADAFTAPIQGILRGYKDTTVPFILGLVAYWSMTFPVAFLLERFFQMGPEAYWIGLISGIFVCGIALRLRLRKIASSQ
- the guaC gene encoding GMP reductase, whose translation is MFNETPVFDYEDIQLIPNKCIINSRSEADTSVTLGKYSFKLPVVPANMQTIIDEDVAEMLAKEGYFYIMHRFDEAGRIPFIKRMHEQGLIASISVGVKDYEYDFVSSLKADAPEFITIDIAHGHADSVIKMIKHIKKELPETFVIAGNVGTPEAVRELENAGADATKVGIGPGKVCITKVKTGFGTGGWQLAALRWCAKAARKPIIADGGIRTHGDIAKSIRFGASMVMIGSLFAGHIESPGKTVEVDGKQFKEYYGSASEYQKGAYKNVEGKKILLPAKGHLKDTLVEMEQDLQSSISYAGGRDITSLKHVDYVIVKNSIWNGDSI
- a CDS encoding ABC transporter ATP-binding protein — its product is MIEVRNIEKSYGKKKIFRDVNIDFHTNTSYAIIGPSGSGKSTFLNAVARLEKPDKGTIRIDGKDIWKMKEQDYFKNHLGYVFQNYALIEEETVWDNLKMLAKKEEVVTALRQVGLDESYLKHKIYELSGGQAQRVSIARLLLKKARVILADEPTGALDKKTGNEIILLLLGLVSPETVLIVATHDEEVCKQVDTVIDLSNLL
- a CDS encoding ABC transporter permease, which codes for MVLLSVLSFGAVKEFGNDIKYPAQAAFSLINSGGAVDKTAVFSSIESLAQEYDIQVYRPFIDKNGEQATFVFHPTKNDESYVTNIDSLLNSDVSGMYYTSKSVPAAFREQLESYGLIVQAADISWYMIPVYFLFTNLRSLAVWTLFFVFALGLLAVKLMYAKQAMIYRSLGQFGAIQQKHILQDIGSLLFNYMILLLGFILYQGTFSNVFVKTYLLLMGVNSLILLGITCFVNGIYGLNIRWIKPISILKNKPATRFVLWVWLVGICLSTSIFGLTLHKSLDMIARSHSQIEVLDKWEVAKGFATITWFNSMSENMDANHQIDGQFMKEQTEKYRMFIQSFEQEDMLYSAPSAFGEATSSHLPVPLQEELNANGIKPQLASAIRYVNKGFIEKNKQLYPTNQYGNPSTESVGIIYIPENQLENTENVRAIVAHEWFQYSSLSASDLTVQPVPSQQKTFLFNHTGDEHELFTTQEKTDAILVALNVDYFTEDALETAFLNIAHVGIFKQSIIQEKITSAGLTNFSSLTNVAEKLLLERNRLNSQLTGSVIALTILFICQLFIMYEYVTTIMKKCAKKLAIYSLLGSQNYQVILRNLLPILVINGISAVVVWLLTLHPSVVFLVWGMFMLELLIMSLLSYHLVMKKRVQIIKGDFEAV
- a CDS encoding bacteriocin, lactococcin 972 family protein, with the protein product MKRLLTCLVATSVVATGLLVGSNSVEAETRHPHPTYTDTWNFGVTNDGWAYSHYYLEAPVRLGSSATVTDFWGNVKSYKAANYGWAIAGAKKNWDWIQAKAYYGWYWF
- a CDS encoding XRE family transcriptional regulator gives rise to the protein MRWDIGKVYKQIRESKGIKQTEVVGKGISRQALISFEKGQSTPRYETMHFLLQQLDMDFAEFDYICNYHQPSKRQEIFTDFAGQVHSTNPEGFKVLLKKCQDYLKTHQDLPIQHLSELSEIMYKVRKSGIEDIEESTKKLTEKIWKELEKRDNWYWSDIRMLNTILYFFPIDSVNLVTEGILKTLDKYKDFVNTKTRQLTILENLSTLYLYHNRKKDCRLILDRILCLSKEERRYDILAFAQVRYGICTDNDELIEKGLQLLELMEETGYLSIAKKEIEQFR